Proteins from one Chthoniobacterales bacterium genomic window:
- a CDS encoding DUF2721 domain-containing protein: MTLEISTPALLFPALSLLMLAYTNRHLALASVIRQLHTQYRSGPDRHRGYLAQIESLRWRMKLVRNMQFFGVSGLLLCTVCMVAIFLGLSTVALVIFSISLVSMIGSLLFCLLEIAQSVRAIDLHLSDLADSAAEQSGGKGPGAIDG, from the coding sequence ATGACACTCGAAATCTCCACGCCCGCGTTGCTCTTTCCGGCGCTGTCGTTGCTGATGCTGGCTTACACGAATCGCCATCTCGCATTGGCCTCGGTGATCCGCCAACTGCACACGCAATACCGATCGGGGCCGGATCGCCACCGCGGCTACCTCGCGCAGATCGAGAGCCTGCGGTGGCGGATGAAGCTCGTGCGGAACATGCAGTTTTTCGGCGTTTCAGGCCTCCTGCTCTGCACGGTGTGCATGGTCGCCATCTTCCTCGGGCTGTCGACCGTCGCGCTGGTGATCTTCTCGATCAGCCTCGTTTCCATGATCGGCTCGCTGCTCTTCTGCCTGCTGGAGATCGCGCAATCCGTGCGGGCGATCGACCTGCATCTCAGCGACCTCGCCGACTCGGCGGCGGAGCAATCCGGAGGGAAGGGGCCGGGGGCGATCGACGGATAA
- a CDS encoding YciI family protein, with product MSDPASRSEFLVISRGQWDADAAPADIQIAIDQFYEWLERLVAEGRMRPGQRLKPETRLVTRTGVLTDGPFIETKEVIGGFWFIQATSLEEAADLAAQNPCLNYGLSYEIRPIEPERADAFAPSTERPGREGD from the coding sequence ATGAGTGATCCTGCATCCCGTTCCGAATTCCTCGTCATTTCCCGTGGTCAATGGGACGCCGACGCCGCTCCGGCGGATATCCAGATCGCCATCGATCAGTTTTATGAATGGCTCGAACGGCTCGTCGCAGAGGGGCGAATGCGTCCCGGGCAGCGGCTGAAGCCGGAGACTCGACTGGTGACGCGAACGGGAGTTCTCACCGACGGCCCCTTCATCGAGACGAAGGAGGTCATCGGCGGTTTCTGGTTCATCCAGGCGACGAGCCTGGAGGAGGCCGCGGATCTGGCCGCGCAGAATCCCTGCCTGAACTACGGCCTCTCCTACGAGATTCGTCCGATCGAGCCCGAGCGGGCGGACGCTTTTGCGCCCTCGACCGAACGACCCGGCCGGGAGGGGGATTGA